One genomic window of Solanum stenotomum isolate F172 chromosome 9, ASM1918654v1, whole genome shotgun sequence includes the following:
- the LOC125875720 gene encoding uncharacterized protein LOC125875720 isoform X2, which produces MLLKNLMEDKQLNLDQPFLSVRRVSPTVTSGSDETKKTEYSLPTVTHPPCYKSELKSGPVRNPGVVPFRWEQSPGKPKYESKRQIRATEKPPIAPRLPPGRKLKDNQDSIKAHESQNVSESQIGNAQHSTPKYMNLDEKVKKIESIDCSKDMIQDMEKCDSEDADEVYMDAPNTLSRTESFFVNCSVSGLSGLDEPEAKPFGTSLRDPQARDFMIDRFLPAAKAMASEKSLEMPHYAPRKQPAVQEQPRQPKKVVNGDKRPQLRYGPSFALRYSQFHDNYEEESDDDSCYDGNLPTKVCGLLPRFCLKSSFCLMNPVPGMSARTRVPMSPASRTQTGSSSTASCSGSENESKSESVAGFVTVHAHEDTNDRFQELFEYQNIAGEADLTAPLAEKTLHVDIVHKVESPIMKSPPKAERPFNLQDENQDILKKMAEQKPSVDSSLSYFPPSSAEKLNNGGEMMAPTASEQAQDHYQDAVASVKPKDDVKRSTRKQTVRKEKLENSRIAHSKLPASPPLPKSPSDSWLCRTLPSLSTKNPSSRSYVGTGISPNNQSCKPLSSDPKWETIVKTTKGHQQHLRYTEEMMTLTPIPEAQ; this is translated from the exons ATGTTGCTAAAGAATCTCATGGAGGACAAGCAACTGAATTTGGATCAACCGTTTCTGTCAGTAAGACGAGTCTCTCCAACAGTGACTTCTGGGAGTGATGAGACAAAGAAGACTGAATATTCTCTCCCCACCGTGACTCATCCTCCTTGTTACAAATCAGAACTGAAGTCAGGCCCAGTGAGGAATCCAGGAGTCGTGCCTTTCCGCTGGGAACAGAGCCCTGGAAAACCTAAGTATGAAAGCAAACGGCAAATTCGTGCTACTGAGAAACCACCTATTGCCCCGAGACTTCCCCCAGGGAGGAAGCTGAAAGATAACCAGGATTCTATTAAAGCTCATGAAAGTCAAAATGTTAGTGAAAGCCAAATAGGAAATGCTCAACATTCCACACCGAAATACATGAATTTGGACGAAAAGGTGAAGAAGATTGAGAGTATTGACTGCTCAAAAGATATGATACAGGATATGGAAAAATGTGATTCAGAAGATGCTGATGAAGTATATATGGATGCCCCCAATACACTTTCAAGAACTGAATCATTCTTCGTGAATTGTAGTGTAAGCGGCTTAAGTGGATTAGACGAACCAGAAGCAAAACCATTTGGTACTTCTTTAAGAGATCCACAAGCTAGAGATTTCATGATTGATCGGTTTCTGCCAGCTGCCAAGGCCATGGCTTCAGAAAAGTCCTTAGAAATGCCTCACTATGCTCCCAGGAAGCAACCAGCTGTTCAGGAGCAACCAAGACAGCCCAAGAAGGTAGTAAATGGGGATAAGCGGCCTCAGCTGCGTTATGGACCTAGTTTTGCACTTCGTTATTCCCAATTCCATGATAATTATGAAGAAGAAAGTGATGATGATAGTTGTTATGATGGAAATCTACCTACTAAAGTTTGTGGATTATTGCCTCGTTTTTGCTTGAAAAGTTCGTTTTGTCTTATGAACCCTGTACCTGGAATGAGTGCTAGAACCAGAGTACCCATGTCTCCTGCCAGTAGAACACAGACTGGATCATCATCTACTGCTTCTTGTAGCGGATCCGAAAATGAG TCCAAATCTGAGTCAGTGGCTGGATTTGTCACAGTTCATGCACATGAGGACACAAATGATCGCTTTCAAGAATTATTTGAGTATCAGAACATTGCAGGTGAAGCGGATTTAACAGCTCCTCTGGCAGAGAAAACTCTTCATGTAGATATTGTACATAAGGTGGAATCTCCAATTATGAAATCACCTCCTAAAGCGGAGAGACCATTTAACTTACAAGATGAGAATCAAGATATTCTTAAAAAGATGGCAGAACAAAAGCCCTCAGTGGATTCTTCACTTAGTTATTTTCCACCATCATCAGCGGAAAAATTGAACAATGGAGGGGAAATGATGGCACCGACAGCTTCTGAACAAGCTCAAGACCATTACCAGGATGCAGTCGCCTCAGTGAAACCCAAAGATGATGTTAAACGAAGTACCAGAAAGCAAACAGTACgaaaagaaaagttagagaaCTCACGCATAGCACATTCAAAGCTTCCTGCTTCCCCTCCTTTACCAAAATCTCCATCAGATTCATGGCTTTGCCGTACTTTGCCTTCACTGTCCACGAAAAATCCATCTTCAAGATCATATGTTGGGACAGGAATAAGTCCTAACAACCAATCTTGTAAGCCACTATCTAGTGATCCCAAGTGGGAAACAATTGTTAAAACAACAAAGGGACATCAACAGCATTTGCGATATACTGAG GAAATGATGACATTGACACCTATACCAGAAGCTCAATAG
- the LOC125875720 gene encoding uncharacterized protein LOC125875720 isoform X1, whose amino-acid sequence MLLKNLMEDKQLNLDQPFLSVRRVSPTVTSGSDETKKTEYSLPTVTHPPCYKSELKSGPVRNPGVVPFRWEQSPGKPKYESKRQIRATEKPPIAPRLPPGRKLKDNQDSIKAHESQNVSESQIGNAQHSTPKYMNLDEKVKKIESIDCSKDMIQDMEKCDSEDADEVYMDAPNTLSRTESFFVNCSVSGLSGLDEPEAKPFGTSLRDPQARDFMIDRFLPAAKAMASEKSLEMPHYAPRKQPAVQEQPRQPKKVVNGDKRPQLRYGPSFALRYSQFHDNYEEESDDDSCYDGNLPTKVCGLLPRFCLKSSFCLMNPVPGMSARTRVPMSPASRTQTGSSSTASCSGSENEQSKSESVAGFVTVHAHEDTNDRFQELFEYQNIAGEADLTAPLAEKTLHVDIVHKVESPIMKSPPKAERPFNLQDENQDILKKMAEQKPSVDSSLSYFPPSSAEKLNNGGEMMAPTASEQAQDHYQDAVASVKPKDDVKRSTRKQTVRKEKLENSRIAHSKLPASPPLPKSPSDSWLCRTLPSLSTKNPSSRSYVGTGISPNNQSCKPLSSDPKWETIVKTTKGHQQHLRYTEEMMTLTPIPEAQ is encoded by the exons ATGTTGCTAAAGAATCTCATGGAGGACAAGCAACTGAATTTGGATCAACCGTTTCTGTCAGTAAGACGAGTCTCTCCAACAGTGACTTCTGGGAGTGATGAGACAAAGAAGACTGAATATTCTCTCCCCACCGTGACTCATCCTCCTTGTTACAAATCAGAACTGAAGTCAGGCCCAGTGAGGAATCCAGGAGTCGTGCCTTTCCGCTGGGAACAGAGCCCTGGAAAACCTAAGTATGAAAGCAAACGGCAAATTCGTGCTACTGAGAAACCACCTATTGCCCCGAGACTTCCCCCAGGGAGGAAGCTGAAAGATAACCAGGATTCTATTAAAGCTCATGAAAGTCAAAATGTTAGTGAAAGCCAAATAGGAAATGCTCAACATTCCACACCGAAATACATGAATTTGGACGAAAAGGTGAAGAAGATTGAGAGTATTGACTGCTCAAAAGATATGATACAGGATATGGAAAAATGTGATTCAGAAGATGCTGATGAAGTATATATGGATGCCCCCAATACACTTTCAAGAACTGAATCATTCTTCGTGAATTGTAGTGTAAGCGGCTTAAGTGGATTAGACGAACCAGAAGCAAAACCATTTGGTACTTCTTTAAGAGATCCACAAGCTAGAGATTTCATGATTGATCGGTTTCTGCCAGCTGCCAAGGCCATGGCTTCAGAAAAGTCCTTAGAAATGCCTCACTATGCTCCCAGGAAGCAACCAGCTGTTCAGGAGCAACCAAGACAGCCCAAGAAGGTAGTAAATGGGGATAAGCGGCCTCAGCTGCGTTATGGACCTAGTTTTGCACTTCGTTATTCCCAATTCCATGATAATTATGAAGAAGAAAGTGATGATGATAGTTGTTATGATGGAAATCTACCTACTAAAGTTTGTGGATTATTGCCTCGTTTTTGCTTGAAAAGTTCGTTTTGTCTTATGAACCCTGTACCTGGAATGAGTGCTAGAACCAGAGTACCCATGTCTCCTGCCAGTAGAACACAGACTGGATCATCATCTACTGCTTCTTGTAGCGGATCCGAAAATGAG CAGTCCAAATCTGAGTCAGTGGCTGGATTTGTCACAGTTCATGCACATGAGGACACAAATGATCGCTTTCAAGAATTATTTGAGTATCAGAACATTGCAGGTGAAGCGGATTTAACAGCTCCTCTGGCAGAGAAAACTCTTCATGTAGATATTGTACATAAGGTGGAATCTCCAATTATGAAATCACCTCCTAAAGCGGAGAGACCATTTAACTTACAAGATGAGAATCAAGATATTCTTAAAAAGATGGCAGAACAAAAGCCCTCAGTGGATTCTTCACTTAGTTATTTTCCACCATCATCAGCGGAAAAATTGAACAATGGAGGGGAAATGATGGCACCGACAGCTTCTGAACAAGCTCAAGACCATTACCAGGATGCAGTCGCCTCAGTGAAACCCAAAGATGATGTTAAACGAAGTACCAGAAAGCAAACAGTACgaaaagaaaagttagagaaCTCACGCATAGCACATTCAAAGCTTCCTGCTTCCCCTCCTTTACCAAAATCTCCATCAGATTCATGGCTTTGCCGTACTTTGCCTTCACTGTCCACGAAAAATCCATCTTCAAGATCATATGTTGGGACAGGAATAAGTCCTAACAACCAATCTTGTAAGCCACTATCTAGTGATCCCAAGTGGGAAACAATTGTTAAAACAACAAAGGGACATCAACAGCATTTGCGATATACTGAG GAAATGATGACATTGACACCTATACCAGAAGCTCAATAG
- the LOC125876131 gene encoding glycine-rich cell wall structural protein-like — MARFLVSSLNVDDNSSKASAIISYYGVLFLLYVIIFSVLVVSIVVFSCTDHPENDKVSKKKKKIKSKSIGANCGSNFDGTGGVIMYASGAGGGGGGGCGCGGSSGGGGGGYGGGGC; from the coding sequence ATGGCTAGGTTCTTGGTTTCTTCTTTGAATGTTGATGACAATTCTAGTAAAGCTAGTGCTATTATTAGTTACTATGGAGTCTTGTTCTTGCTCTATGTTATCATTTTCTCTGTTTTAGTGGTGTCAATAGTGGTATTTTCATGTACTGATCATCCTGAAAATGACAAAGTAtctaagaagaaaaagaaaatcaagtccAAGTCTATTGGTGCTAATTGTGGTTCTAATTTTGATGGTACTGGTGGTGTCATCATGTATGCTAGTGGTGCTGGtggaggaggtggtggtggCTGTGGATGTGGCGGTAGCAGTGGTGGAGGTGGCGGCGGCTATGGAGGTGGTGGTTGCTGA